GCCTGAATACCTGGCCTTATCTAAATCAACATATCCGAATTTGAATATCGAAATCAAGGTCGGTCGCAGTCGCTGGCTAGCTTCCGCATTACGCCGTGGCGAAATCGATCTTATGCTGGACGTCGAAGAACATACGGAATTTAACTGTGACATACTTCGCACCTCCCTGTTGTGTGGATTTCCGGAGCGCGCACGTACCATGAAAACAACGTTGTGTTGCCACTTGTCCTTATCGATTCGCCTTGCGTTTTTCGACGGATCGCGCTGGATGCACTTGACGCAGAGGGCCGCGCCTGGCGTCCCTCGTTCCAGACGACAACAGTAGCCAGTTTGCGTGCAGCGCTTCGGGCAGGCCTCGGTATCACAGCTAGAACCATAGAAATGCTCACTCCGGGTCTAAAGGTTGTGGATAAAGAAATGGGTTTGCCAGGCTTGCCATCTATCAGTTACCGCCTGTATACGCGAAATGGCGATGACAGCAAAGGAACCCGGAAACTCGCAGAGCTCTTTTCGGCTCGCTGAAGACCCATTCCATGCCGCTATTTTTGCATGCCGGCGACTCGGATTATTTTCCCCCACTCAACCGTGTCACGCTTCTGGATTGCTTCTAGTTTCTCAGGTGATCCAGGCAGAACTTGCATTCCCTTGTCACTGAAAAATTTACGCGCCTCTTCAGTTTCCAGAACCTCGGCTATCCAACCAGCCATTCGATTCGATACGTCCTCTGGTACGACTGCCGCACTCCATATTGCGATCCAGGAGCTGACATCAAAATTCTTATAGCCCAGCTCGTGCAGCGAGGGCACATCGGGCAGACTATCTAGCCGGTCTATAGACGATACCGCCAGCGCATTTATCTTTCCTGCCCTGATCTGTGGTATTGCGGTTACAGAATCGCAAAAATAATAATCGAATTGACCACCTATCAGATCAGTCATTGCCTGAGAGCTGGCTTTGTACGGCACATTTACCGCATCGATACCAGACTTCAGGCGAAATAGCTCACCTGCAATACGCCCACCAACGTTAGCACTGGCAAAAAAAGTGCTTTTCTCTTTTTCTTTTGCTGTGGCTACAAACTGCTGTACTGTTTTTTCTTTCACGCGATCTTTGTTAACAACCAAAATATACGGCGTATTCACCAGCGTTGTCATCGGACGCTTGGCAGTCTCAGGATCGAAAGGCAGTTTTTTATACATACTGATATTAGCAGCGTGTGTGGATGGTCCTGAAACGAGCAACGTATAGTCATCAGCAGATGAAGTTCGCGCTACCGCCTCTGCGGCAATGTTGCCATCAGCGCCAGGACGATTCTCGACCACAACCTGCGTTCCAACCTTGTTTGTAATTTTCTCTGCAACATAACGGGCGATGGTATCGGAAGCGCCACCTGCCCCATACGCGACAATGACACGTACCATTTTTTTACGATCGGCCGTAGCCGCCCAGCCAGGCAACGTTAAAACAAGCGTACTCAATGCCGTACCAACGAATTTTCTACGTTCGATTTTCACTATTGTCTCCTGATTTTTATTAATGAGGGCGATAGCAGTTCTTTGACTTCACCCGATCGTTACTGCATTGTCAATCAACCCGGAAGCAACCCTGGCGGACAATCTATCTCCAAATCCAAAAGCATTTGGGCATAGGATTTACCTAAAGGATCCGAACTGAGACTGCCACGAACCGCCACCTCCTAAGGCCTCTGTCATTAGAAAGTTTATCGCATGCGTCCCTGGCAATTCGAACCGGTCTATATCACCATGGACCAGGTGGCTAAAATATTCATATACACGTGCCGAGGTAACCTGGCTAAGCAAGAGAGGGAATAGCGCCGGTGTACGTGCGATCACACCAATATTTACACTATCGCCCTTATCACCGCTGCGCGCGTATGCAACTCGCGACAGTGGCACCAATATCGTCTCTTGGCCCTGTGCTATATTTTTGACAGTTGCCTGGGCTTCGGTCGACGCAGGATCGCTGGCCATAATGCCATCGGTATTTTTATCTGAGAGAGGTACCCGTATCTCTGTGAAGCTCGTGTCCGCATCGGTCTGCATTCTCACCGGTACCTTATCCTTACCCAGCAGGTAGGACGCTGTTCGAATTACCGACTGTACGCCGCTGCGTCCGCCAAAATGACTTCTGGTTCCGGGACCCATGGATACGCCGGCAGAAGCAGACTCTTTTTGCAAAAAGACAAGTGCTTTTTTTTCTTTATGTCTCACGGCAATCCGCAGCACTATTTCACGCGACTCCGTTACGCGAGCGTGTGGACCGTAGAGCGCTTCAGCACCAAGGTACTCCACCAGAGTACTGCTGTAATCTTCGTAGCCATTATCCAGAATCTGCTTGCGTGTACGAGACAACAAAGTCTCTGCAGTACGCTTTGCTTTTGACAGCGCCCGCTGCCCCCGAATCGCCATCATAATCACAAGATGATAACCGTCCTGGTAGGTCACGGTGACTTTGTAGTCATTGGTCGGCGCTCGCCTTTTGCGCCCGTCACCGTCACTTTGTCGGGTTCGATTTGTTCGATTTTGACATTGCGAAAATCACAAATAACATCGGGCAGCAAGTATGCGCTCGGATCTCCAATTTC
Above is a window of Advenella kashmirensis WT001 DNA encoding:
- a CDS encoding LysR substrate-binding domain-containing protein, which gives rise to MNDEACMAMEQGVFDTQVKIGACADAIDTLLPEYLALSKSTYPNLNIEIKVGRSRWLASALRRGEIDLMLDVEEHTEFNCDILRTSLLCGFPERARTMKTTLCCHLSLSIRLAFFDGSRWMHLTQRAAPGVPRSRRQQ
- a CDS encoding LysR substrate-binding domain-containing protein, which encodes MLPLVLIDSPCVFRRIALDALDAEGRAWRPSFQTTTVASLRAALRAGLGITARTIEMLTPGLKVVDKEMGLPGLPSISYRLYTRNGDDSKGTRKLAELFSAR
- a CDS encoding Bug family tripartite tricarboxylate transporter substrate binding protein, which encodes MKIERRKFVGTALSTLVLTLPGWAATADRKKMVRVIVAYGAGGASDTIARYVAEKITNKVGTQVVVENRPGADGNIAAEAVARTSSADDYTLLVSGPSTHAANISMYKKLPFDPETAKRPMTTLVNTPYILVVNKDRVKEKTVQQFVATAKEKEKSTFFASANVGGRIAGELFRLKSGIDAVNVPYKASSQAMTDLIGGQFDYYFCDSVTAIPQIRAGKINALAVSSIDRLDSLPDVPSLHELGYKNFDVSSWIAIWSAAVVPEDVSNRMAGWIAEVLETEEARKFFSDKGMQVLPGSPEKLEAIQKRDTVEWGKIIRVAGMQK
- a CDS encoding AtuA-related protein yields the protein MQTDADTSFTEIRVPLSDKNTDGIMASDPASTEAQATVKNIAQGQETILVPLSRVAYARSGDKGDSVNIGVIARTPALFPLLLSQVTSARVYEYFSHLVHGDIDRFELPGTHAINFLMTEALGGGGSWQSQFGSFR